The Aquicella lusitana genomic sequence TACTTTGTGAAGATGGGAAATTTAGTGTTTTGAGGGAGCTAACCAAGCGCCAACTTGGTTAGCTCTAAGATGGGGCAGATTACGCTGTGCTTGCGTTTTCCCCACGCGTTACTCTATCTAATCGCGTGTGGGTTGTCACTCCTGCCCTGATTGCATGGAGTTATGAAATGAAAAATAAGAAAACCCAGCGTTCTGCAATTGGAGCTGCAAAGCCTGCGTCTCAAAGAAGAATCGATAAACTTGTGACAGAGTGTTTAGCTATTGAAGCTGAAAGCGCGGAAGAAGTAGGCATGCTTGCATATATGGCGCGCGCTATGGTGATAGCAACTCTTCCACATAGCAAACCTAAAGGCCACGTTTTTCAACGTACCAATGGTGACTTCACTTTAACTATGATTGGCAATCCAAAGTGGGGATTGCCATATGGATCATTACCGCGCATTGCGCTTGCTTGGATGACACGTGAAGCAAAAATTAAAAATTCACCCGTACTACATTTAGGCAAAAGTTTTTCTGAATTCTTGAGCACACTTAAATTATCGCAAAGTGGTGGAGTGAGAGGAGATGCTACACGTCTTCGTGAACAGATGCTCAGACTTTTTTCAACGCATGTGTCCTGTGTATACCAAAACAATAAGAAAGGTGTTTGCAAGGCAGATCAATTTTTAGTAGCTCGTTCATTTGAATTATGGTGGCAGCCCCTACAAAGTGGCTCCGCTGAAGATCAGCAATTAACAGTCATATTAGCAGAAGATTTCTTTAAAGAAATTATCAATCGTCCTGTTCCGATTGATTTCAGAATGTTTCAAGCATTGCGTCGCTCACCTTTGCAAATCGACATATACGTTTGGCTGACGTATCGATTTTCATATCTTAAAAAATCTTCCCTTATCTCATGGAACTTGTTAAGCAACCAATTTGGTTCAAATTATGCAGATTCAAAGCAAGGATTAAGAGATTTTAAAAGAGAATTTTTAAGATCACTTCGTATTGTCACAGCTATGTACAAAGAAGCAAATATCGAAACACATGATGATGGAATCATGTTAAAGCCAAGCAGGTCTCATATTTCACGTAAAACAGGAGTAATGTGATATGAAATTTATCCACATTATTCACAGGCTAACAAAGTTATCCACGCTGAAACACTCTTGCTTTTCTGGTAATTTTGCGCTG encodes the following:
- a CDS encoding replication protein RepA, with protein sequence MKNKKTQRSAIGAAKPASQRRIDKLVTECLAIEAESAEEVGMLAYMARAMVIATLPHSKPKGHVFQRTNGDFTLTMIGNPKWGLPYGSLPRIALAWMTREAKIKNSPVLHLGKSFSEFLSTLKLSQSGGVRGDATRLREQMLRLFSTHVSCVYQNNKKGVCKADQFLVARSFELWWQPLQSGSAEDQQLTVILAEDFFKEIINRPVPIDFRMFQALRRSPLQIDIYVWLTYRFSYLKKSSLISWNLLSNQFGSNYADSKQGLRDFKREFLRSLRIVTAMYKEANIETHDDGIMLKPSRSHISRKTGVM